The sequence CGATCGTCCGTTCTCCGCTGCTGTGGCCGCGTTGTTACACTTGAACCTCCAATCCGATCGCTGTTGTTCCAATCGAGACGCACCGCCTGCCGTCGAAAATCGTGGTACTGGGTAGCAAATTATTAATCATTAGGTTTATGGTGGTCGCCCTGTTCCGTTGGGATACGCCATGACGAAGACAGTCATCCTCGGCGTGATCGGATCCGACGCCCACGTCGTCGGGATCACGATCCTGGAACGCGCGTTCGAGGCAGCCGGATTCGACGTCGTCAACCTCGGGGTCCAGACCTCCCAGCAGGATTTCGCCGACGCCGCGATCGACCACGACGCCGAGGCAGTACTCGTCTCGTCACTCTACGGCCACGCAAAACAGGACTGTGAGGGCTTCCACGAACTCCTCCTCGAGGAGGGGCTCGAGGACGTCACCACCTACATCGGTGGGAACCTCGCGGTCGGCCAGGACGACTTCGAGGAGACCCGACGTTTCTTCCGTAACCTCGGTTTCGACCGGGTCTTCGACTCCGAGACCGACCCCGAAGAGGCCATCGAGGCCCTCCAGGCCGACCTCGACATGCGCTCGAGCGAGGACGAACGCGAGCGCAAGACGATCGAGGCCTGACGGGAACTGCTGTTTTCGATACGGTCACTGTCGACGGTGAGAGCCACAGCGGTTGCTCTCTGCCGACCAACGACCGACTGGAGATACGACTCTCAGCGGTGCTCGAGAGGCTCCTGAGAAGGGACAGCCGACCGATTCCGGCGTTATCGAACGATCGTCACCGGCACCGGCGACCGACGGGCGACCGTTTCCGCGACGCTTCCGAGGAGAATTCGACTCGCGCCAGTTCGGCCGTGACTCCCGATCGCAACGTGGTCGACGTCGTGGTCTGCGGCGTAGTCGACGATCGACCGTGAGACGCTCCCGATCACCTGTTCGGTCTCGAGGTCACAGTCCATCGTTGCCGCCGTCTCGGTTGCGTCCTCGAGCACCTGCTCGGCGAGGTCTTCGTGGTGTTTTCTGATCTGGTCGTAGTTGGCCATCGTGCCGCCCTCGATCCCTGTTGCGCCGTAGAAGTCCCCCGGATCGACCACGTGCAACGCCGTGATCTGTGCCTCGGGATACTCCCGGCAGGCGAACTCGATGGCTTTGGTAGACTGCTCTGAATCGTCGACCGGGACGAGTACGTGTGATGTCATAGACTCGGCTACGGCACTCCGGGAGTTAAGTCCACGCCAAATCGCGAGTCGCTGAAAAGTGTCCGCGTGATCGCTCGAGCGAGTGCTGGACCGTTACTTCGCGCCGCCTTTGCCGCCGTTGTTCGACGGACGGACCTTTTCTGCGCCTTTGCCGCGGGTGCGCAGGCCACGGTTGTCCTTCCCGGCGTTGGTCAGGCCGCGGAACGCGCGGTTGGTCTGGGCGTCGTCACAGATCCAGTTCAGGTCGTCGTCGTTCTGGATCGCCGGGTGGTTCGGATCCACGAGGATCACTTCGAACCACTTCTGGCTACCGTCTTCACCGACCCAGTAGCTGTTGAGCACCTCGAGGTTCGGGTACTTGCGGGCGACGCGCTCTTCGCCGATGCGCTGGATGTTCTTGCGTCGACCGATGCGGTTGACGCCCTGACGCTTGGTTCGGCGACCGGCCGTGAACCGCTCT is a genomic window of Natrarchaeobaculum aegyptiacum containing:
- the glmS gene encoding methylaspartate mutase subunit S → MTKTVILGVIGSDAHVVGITILERAFEAAGFDVVNLGVQTSQQDFADAAIDHDAEAVLVSSLYGHAKQDCEGFHELLLEEGLEDVTTYIGGNLAVGQDDFEETRRFFRNLGFDRVFDSETDPEEAIEALQADLDMRSSEDERERKTIEA
- a CDS encoding universal stress protein, with protein sequence MTSHVLVPVDDSEQSTKAIEFACREYPEAQITALHVVDPGDFYGATGIEGGTMANYDQIRKHHEDLAEQVLEDATETAATMDCDLETEQVIGSVSRSIVDYAADHDVDHVAIGSHGRTGASRILLGSVAETVARRSPVPVTIVR
- a CDS encoding 50S ribosomal protein L15e produces the protein MAKSFYSHIKDAWKNPGDGKLAELQWQRKQEWRKQGAIERIDRPTRLDKARELGYKAKQGIVVARVAVRKGTARKERFTAGRRTKRQGVNRIGRRKNIQRIGEERVARKYPNLEVLNSYWVGEDGSQKWFEVILVDPNHPAIQNDDDLNWICDDAQTNRAFRGLTNAGKDNRGLRTRGKGAEKVRPSNNGGKGGAK